The Rhodocytophaga rosea genome has a segment encoding these proteins:
- a CDS encoding IS982 family transposase, which yields MLTEIYFEVDEFCKQNSLFLLQLLKEQGYYTKPYPCQLTLSEVMTILIYYHYSGYKTFKSYYIQMVSKQLRRDFPDLVAYHRFLELIPRAMLPMSLLLKSRCGQASHTGIYYMDSSPLQVCHPKRVHQHRTFKGLADWGKTSVGWFYGFKYHILLNHQGELLRFYFSKASVSDTRPKVLFFLTKGLQGSIFADKGYIVNAEKKAFVEQEGLQLITKARKNSKQPPSMDIYQKDYLAKRGMIASVIALHKQVANIEHSRHRSPVNAFAHRMAALVAYCFYPTKPAVSIYPQQWMIAQNAMVA from the coding sequence ATGCTTACAGAAATATACTTTGAAGTGGATGAATTCTGCAAACAAAATTCTCTTTTTCTGCTGCAACTCCTCAAAGAGCAAGGCTACTACACAAAGCCTTACCCTTGTCAATTAACCTTGAGTGAAGTGATGACCATCCTGATTTACTATCACTATTCAGGCTATAAAACCTTTAAAAGCTACTATATACAAATGGTAAGCAAACAATTACGCAGGGATTTTCCCGATCTGGTGGCTTACCACCGTTTTTTAGAACTCATCCCCAGAGCGATGTTGCCTATGAGTTTGTTGCTGAAAAGCCGCTGTGGGCAGGCTTCCCACACAGGCATTTACTACATGGATTCTTCCCCTCTGCAAGTCTGCCATCCCAAACGGGTGCATCAGCATCGCACCTTCAAGGGCTTAGCTGATTGGGGCAAGACTTCTGTAGGCTGGTTCTACGGTTTCAAATACCATATCCTGCTCAACCACCAAGGAGAACTGCTGCGCTTTTACTTTAGTAAGGCATCGGTTTCAGACACCAGACCCAAAGTATTGTTTTTTCTCACCAAAGGTTTGCAGGGTAGTATCTTTGCTGATAAAGGCTATATAGTCAATGCTGAAAAGAAAGCCTTTGTTGAACAGGAAGGCTTACAATTGATCACAAAAGCAAGAAAAAACAGCAAACAGCCCCCTTCTATGGACATTTATCAAAAAGATTATCTGGCAAAAAGGGGCATGATTGCATCGGTGATCGCCCTTCACAAACAAGTAGCCAACATTGAACATAGCAGGCATCGCTCGCCGGTGAATGCCTTTGCCCATAGGATGGCCGCTTTGGTGGCTTACTGTTTTTATCCTACAAAACCGGCTGTCAGTATTTATCCCCAGCAGTGGATGATTGCTCAAAATGCTATGGTCGCTTAA
- a CDS encoding IS5 family transposase, with product MQEKFSALTDPEWEVIKEIIDNQRKIKHEKRVIINALLWLLTTGSQWRNMESKYPPWQTIYYYFRQWKKRGIIEELLAFLAGRERKKAGRQALPSVLAIDSQSVKIIQFTSQDKGIDGNKKVNGRKRHLAVDCLGIPWAVHITAANISDTTAGYELAAKLKGKSARLHTLKADNGYTETFVEEVKKQYGWSVEIVQKPESVKGFVPAGGRWVVERSYGWLNFKRRLSRDFEKSTESSEAMLQLAFIDTLLKRKTE from the coding sequence ATGCAAGAAAAATTCTCTGCGCTCACTGACCCTGAATGGGAAGTTATCAAGGAAATAATTGATAACCAAAGAAAGATTAAACATGAAAAACGGGTGATAATCAATGCACTGCTTTGGCTGCTAACTACGGGCAGCCAATGGCGCAATATGGAAAGTAAGTACCCACCCTGGCAAACCATTTACTATTATTTCAGGCAGTGGAAAAAGCGGGGCATTATTGAAGAGTTGTTAGCTTTTTTAGCAGGCAGAGAAAGAAAAAAAGCAGGCAGACAAGCCCTGCCAAGCGTGTTAGCTATTGATAGCCAAAGTGTTAAGATTATACAATTTACCAGTCAGGATAAAGGCATAGATGGCAATAAAAAAGTGAATGGCAGAAAAAGACATCTGGCTGTGGACTGTTTAGGTATCCCCTGGGCGGTGCATATTACAGCTGCTAATATATCAGACACCACAGCAGGATATGAGTTAGCAGCTAAGTTGAAGGGCAAGTCCGCCCGCCTGCATACCCTGAAAGCAGATAATGGCTACACAGAGACTTTTGTGGAAGAAGTGAAAAAACAATATGGATGGAGTGTAGAAATTGTACAAAAGCCTGAAAGCGTGAAAGGCTTTGTCCCGGCAGGGGGCCGTTGGGTAGTGGAACGTAGCTACGGATGGCTCAATTTTAAGCGTAGGTTGAGCCGTGATTTTGAAAAAAGCACAGAAAGTTCGGAAGCCATGCTACAATTAGCCTTTATTGATACTCTGCTCAAAAGAAAAACCGAATAA
- a CDS encoding cupin domain-containing protein, whose translation MKLNKEAIPVAMQAPGTIMRNLPGYGGMTVAFNQMPAGTDLGPLLQGLQNNSCQCPHWGYVLEEEIVMKYDDGTEETLMTGDVFYMQPGHMAVVKKDPKLIDFSPEKQLKEVLDHVAKKSTFWGRSTFRRQSFPVN comes from the coding sequence ATGAAACTCAACAAAGAAGCCATTCCGGTAGCTATGCAAGCACCAGGAACCATCATGAGAAACCTGCCCGGTTATGGAGGGATGACAGTTGCCTTTAATCAAATGCCGGCAGGCACAGACCTTGGTCCCCTATTGCAAGGATTACAAAATAATAGTTGCCAATGCCCACATTGGGGATATGTCTTGGAGGAGGAGATAGTGATGAAATATGATGATGGGACAGAAGAGACCTTAATGACCGGCGATGTTTTTTACATGCAGCCAGGACATATGGCTGTGGTTAAAAAGGATCCAAAATTAATTGATTTCAGTCCTGAGAAACAACTCAAGGAAGTATTAGACCATGTTGCTAAAAAGTCCACTTTTTGGGGGAGGTCCACTTTTAGGCGTCAATCATTTCCTGTAAACTGA
- a CDS encoding Crp/Fnr family transcriptional regulator, with protein MDAKEILKQYIAKTISLSDEQFDYFFSHFKPQVFKKGQTIIGAGDKLDSEYFVINGCLKTFYINDELKMYILQFAMPTWWASDYHALYTGNRSTVSVDCITDAEVLCLKTEDREKLCREIHAIEHFFRWRTNMGYVASQKRLLSLMNNDARHRYEELLKQYPQLYNLVPKNLIAAYLGVSRETLSRLYHSQK; from the coding sequence ATGGATGCCAAAGAAATACTCAAACAGTATATCGCTAAAACTATTTCCTTATCAGATGAACAGTTCGATTACTTCTTTTCGCATTTTAAGCCGCAGGTATTCAAAAAAGGCCAAACGATCATTGGCGCTGGTGATAAGTTAGATTCGGAATATTTCGTAATTAATGGATGTTTAAAGACATTTTACATCAATGATGAGTTGAAAATGTATATTCTTCAATTCGCCATGCCTACCTGGTGGGCTTCCGATTATCATGCGCTCTATACAGGCAACAGATCAACGGTGAGTGTAGATTGTATCACAGATGCAGAGGTTCTTTGTTTGAAGACGGAGGACCGGGAAAAGCTTTGCCGTGAGATACATGCCATTGAACATTTTTTCCGGTGGCGCACCAATATGGGGTACGTAGCTTCTCAAAAACGATTATTATCTTTAATGAATAATGATGCCAGACACCGCTATGAGGAACTGTTGAAACAATATCCACAGCTCTATAACCTCGTCCCCAAGAATTTAATTGCTGCCTATTTAGGTGTATCCCGCGAGACCCTCAGCCGCCTGTATCACTCCCAAAAGTGA
- a CDS encoding YceI family protein: METQQFNIIGSQSLVEWVGRKVTGAHNGTIAIKEGTLTFKDNHLLSGRFVIDTRSIKILDITDPVTNAQFAGHLASDDFFSSEQYPEAIFEISYAEPINKGAYHVTGNLTIKGITQLISFNAQVDRSGNTVTASGKITVDRTKFGIKFRSGNFFQNLGDTLIYNNFDLGTHLTAQAATQPEVTAQPIHA, from the coding sequence ATGGAAACACAACAATTTAACATTATCGGCTCCCAAAGCTTGGTTGAATGGGTGGGCCGCAAAGTAACAGGCGCCCATAATGGCACGATTGCTATCAAAGAAGGAACCCTGACTTTCAAAGATAATCATCTTTTAAGTGGGAGATTCGTAATTGACACAAGGTCAATTAAAATTCTAGACATCACCGATCCTGTAACAAATGCACAATTTGCCGGGCACTTAGCCTCTGATGACTTTTTTAGTTCAGAGCAATATCCCGAAGCTATTTTTGAAATTAGCTATGCCGAGCCCATTAACAAGGGAGCTTATCATGTTACCGGTAACCTAACGATCAAAGGTATTACTCAACTAATCAGTTTTAATGCGCAGGTAGACCGTTCTGGCAATACGGTTACTGCTTCCGGCAAAATCACAGTAGATCGTACCAAATTCGGCATTAAGTTTCGTTCTGGTAACTTTTTCCAGAACCTGGGCGATACTTTGATCTATAACAATTTTGATCTCGGTACACACCTTACTGCACAAGCGGCTACGCAACCTGAAGTAACTGCTCAACCTATTCACGCTTAA
- a CDS encoding tautomerase family protein: MPYIKIEVTREGVSREKKQALIKGVTEVITTVLNKDPYLTHVVIQEVDLDDWGYGGEQTSVLREKGITANKK, encoded by the coding sequence ATGCCTTATATTAAAATTGAAGTAACCCGTGAAGGTGTTTCCAGGGAAAAGAAACAAGCCCTCATTAAAGGAGTAACCGAGGTGATTACCACTGTACTCAATAAAGATCCATATCTAACACATGTAGTCATTCAGGAAGTGGATTTAGATGATTGGGGATATGGAGGCGAACAAACATCTGTCCTGAGGGAAAAAGGAATCACTGCCAACAAAAAGTAA
- a CDS encoding SDR family NAD(P)-dependent oxidoreductase: MKKQTVIVTGASSGIGKEVARYFLAKGDNVVINSATASKLEETFHELGAGPNLAFVAGNISDKATGELLVKTAVDKFGSADVLINNAGIYENKPFLEVDEAYLDRFLSTNLKGTFFTTQAVIPQMLKQHDGVVINIGSPLVEHALGGGPSTAPIASKGAIHALTIQLAAEFGKYNIRVNTIAAGIIRTPMHGENADKAASLHLINRIGEVEEVAQMVYAIATNKYVTGAIIHVDGGMGAGHHLN, translated from the coding sequence ATGAAAAAGCAAACAGTTATCGTTACCGGTGCATCTTCCGGTATCGGGAAAGAAGTAGCCCGCTACTTCTTAGCAAAAGGCGACAACGTCGTTATCAACTCAGCAACTGCCTCTAAACTCGAAGAAACCTTTCATGAGCTGGGTGCAGGACCCAATCTTGCCTTCGTAGCCGGAAATATCAGCGACAAAGCCACCGGTGAACTGCTGGTAAAAACAGCAGTAGATAAGTTTGGCTCGGCAGATGTACTGATTAACAATGCAGGCATCTATGAAAACAAACCTTTTCTGGAAGTAGACGAGGCCTACCTGGACCGGTTTCTAAGTACCAATCTGAAAGGAACGTTTTTCACTACACAGGCAGTAATTCCACAAATGTTAAAACAACACGACGGCGTGGTAATTAACATTGGCTCACCCCTGGTAGAACATGCCTTAGGCGGCGGTCCATCCACAGCCCCCATCGCAAGCAAAGGAGCCATTCATGCCCTTACCATTCAACTGGCCGCTGAATTCGGAAAATACAATATCCGCGTAAATACCATTGCAGCAGGTATTATCCGTACGCCTATGCATGGCGAAAATGCCGATAAGGCTGCAAGTTTGCATTTGATTAACCGCATTGGTGAAGTAGAAGAAGTAGCACAAATGGTATACGCCATCGCAACAAACAAATATGTGACTGGTGCGATCATCCATGTAGATGGCGGTATGGGCGCAGGACATCATCTAAACTAA